In Spirochaetota bacterium, one DNA window encodes the following:
- a CDS encoding APC family permease: MAELKKVIKLRTVISASTGMAIATSCYVAGIQVATILVGELAWISILVAGFFCLLSAMCFSELTALYPTAAGIKLFIQQAFNEKTSIVIGMFYVLLGISMVGAESYLLSSVLSSVFSIFNPFYDKIFWTIIFILFIMLINFRGVFISGVAQDIMTYVMVAFMIGVSLYAFATIDINFSLAAKSAKFTFENVMQAAAVGVFLFVGFEWVAPLAEETTDYKTVGKGMLLAVGLLSITYSMFIVAMFSGLTTAQLESGSPIPHIMFGKNLFGAAGLVTFSIMSILASMTSFNTGILNTSRFAYAMGRDNVLPRVFSKLHPLYATPWVAILFLGCFAIAISLVTLVTDMYFFVIIMAAALECFIYVVAALCVIRLRKRKPDMERSYKVPFGIVIPVIVMAVFGLLMLGIFTDITRDYSGKELFNNYWVAVVMGLFLLCMFLYTALIVPIFKKRAAERAQTKVKRRPGKA, translated from the coding sequence ATGGCTGAATTGAAAAAGGTAATAAAACTTCGTACCGTCATTTCCGCATCCACCGGGATGGCCATCGCGACCTCGTGCTACGTCGCGGGCATCCAGGTGGCCACCATACTCGTGGGCGAGCTCGCATGGATTTCCATACTCGTCGCGGGATTTTTCTGCCTGCTCTCGGCGATGTGTTTCTCGGAGCTCACGGCGCTCTACCCGACGGCCGCGGGGATAAAGCTTTTCATACAACAGGCCTTCAACGAGAAGACATCGATCGTCATCGGCATGTTCTACGTGCTGCTGGGCATCTCGATGGTGGGCGCGGAAAGCTACCTCCTCTCGAGCGTGCTCTCGTCGGTCTTCTCTATATTCAACCCGTTCTACGACAAAATCTTCTGGACGATCATATTCATCCTTTTCATCATGCTCATCAACTTCAGGGGCGTGTTCATCTCGGGTGTCGCGCAGGACATCATGACCTACGTGATGGTCGCGTTCATGATCGGGGTGTCCCTGTACGCCTTCGCCACCATCGATATAAACTTCAGCCTGGCGGCGAAGAGCGCGAAATTCACGTTTGAAAACGTCATGCAGGCGGCGGCCGTGGGGGTCTTCCTCTTCGTGGGCTTCGAGTGGGTCGCGCCGCTGGCCGAGGAGACCACCGATTACAAGACCGTCGGGAAGGGCATGCTCCTGGCCGTGGGACTGCTCTCTATAACCTACAGCATGTTCATCGTCGCCATGTTCTCCGGGCTCACGACGGCGCAGCTCGAGAGCGGTTCGCCCATACCGCACATCATGTTCGGGAAAAACCTTTTCGGCGCGGCGGGCCTGGTGACCTTTTCGATCATGAGCATACTGGCGTCCATGACCTCCTTCAATACGGGCATCCTCAACACCTCGCGCTTCGCCTACGCGATGGGGCGGGACAACGTCCTGCCGCGCGTGTTCAGCAAACTGCACCCGTTATACGCGACGCCCTGGGTCGCGATCCTCTTCCTGGGTTGTTTCGCGATCGCCATAAGCCTCGTGACGCTCGTCACGGACATGTATTTCTTCGTCATCATCATGGCCGCGGCGCTCGAGTGTTTCATCTACGTGGTCGCCGCGCTGTGCGTGATCAGGCTCCGGAAGCGAAAGCCGGACATGGAGCGCTCCTACAAGGTGCCCTTCGGGATCGTCATCCCGGTGATCGTGATGGCGGTGTTTGGCCTGTTGATGCTGGGCATCTTCACGGACATTACCAGGGATTACAGCGGGAAGGAGCTTTTCAATAATTACTGGGTTGCGGTCGTCATGGGGCTCTTCCTCCTCTGCATGTTCCTGTATACGGCCCTCATCGTTCCCATTTTCAAAAAGCGCGCCGCGGAGCGCGCTCAGACGAAGGTCAAGCGGCGTCCCGGGAAGGCGTGA
- a CDS encoding sterol carrier protein: MATSGEILEALADYTVQCNENKRLRKMQRDWTKLIHFNAEETGEQFTMNVVKGEILSCEPGAKGTPDVIVTAKSEDLCDMFWGDLNPSQKYLQGEIRVKASQEDIVRIDAITMIIWPD; this comes from the coding sequence ATGGCGACAAGCGGCGAAATCCTTGAGGCGCTGGCCGATTACACGGTACAGTGCAACGAAAACAAGAGGCTGCGCAAGATGCAGCGGGACTGGACGAAGCTCATTCACTTCAATGCGGAGGAGACGGGAGAGCAGTTCACTATGAACGTGGTCAAGGGAGAGATCCTCTCCTGCGAGCCCGGCGCGAAGGGGACCCCGGACGTGATCGTCACCGCGAAGAGCGAGGACCTGTGCGACATGTTCTGGGGAGACCTGAACCCCTCGCAGAAATACCTGCAGGGCGAGATTCGCGTGAAGGCGAGCCAGGAAGACATCGTGCGCATCGACGCCATCACGATGATAATCTGGCCGGATTAA
- a CDS encoding aspartate aminotransferase family protein has translation MEHDAKQIKEAALADFQKHISPMKVRTMKSVGLDIIEDRREGASVWDITGKKYIDCQTGSGIMNVGRHNREIVEALKKALDQYDIGVFLLCSKQKADLAKKLAEITPGDLKCTVFGVGGGEAIDAAIKLARGYTMKTEIISTHKSYHGHTGFALSAIGRDSYKEPFQPLMPGFKLVPFGDIEALKKTVTDDTAGILLETIQGEGGIHIPPDGYLAAVRALCDEREIMLILDEIQTGFARTGKMFACEHWDVVPDIMTVAKSLSGGIYPISATIFKEEIMDFFVPHPFIHLSTFGGSDLGCIVGLAAIDYIQKHDLAGNAQKMGARFRTGFDRLLKDFPDLLLEVRQKGLMMGLQYTNESIGPRLSRKMADRGVIAIYTGNDPSICRLMPPLVITPDEVDFVLNALEDSVRELSKEAGLGKND, from the coding sequence ATGGAACACGATGCGAAGCAAATAAAGGAAGCAGCACTCGCCGATTTTCAGAAGCACATAAGCCCCATGAAGGTGCGCACCATGAAGAGCGTGGGCCTGGACATTATCGAGGACCGGCGCGAAGGCGCGAGCGTCTGGGATATCACCGGAAAGAAGTACATCGACTGCCAGACGGGCTCCGGGATCATGAACGTGGGCAGGCACAACCGTGAAATCGTCGAGGCGCTCAAGAAGGCGCTCGATCAGTACGATATCGGGGTGTTCCTGCTCTGCTCGAAGCAGAAGGCGGACCTCGCGAAAAAGCTCGCGGAGATCACCCCGGGCGATCTCAAGTGCACGGTTTTCGGCGTCGGGGGCGGGGAGGCGATCGACGCGGCCATCAAGCTCGCGCGCGGCTACACGATGAAGACGGAGATCATCTCCACGCATAAATCCTACCACGGCCACACGGGGTTCGCGCTCTCGGCAATAGGGCGCGATTCCTACAAGGAGCCCTTCCAGCCGCTCATGCCGGGATTCAAGCTGGTGCCTTTTGGCGATATCGAGGCGCTCAAAAAAACGGTGACGGACGATACGGCGGGCATTCTCCTGGAGACGATACAGGGAGAGGGGGGAATACACATCCCGCCCGACGGCTACCTGGCGGCGGTGCGCGCCCTTTGCGACGAGCGTGAGATCATGCTCATCCTGGACGAGATACAGACCGGTTTCGCGCGCACGGGCAAAATGTTTGCGTGTGAGCACTGGGACGTCGTACCCGACATCATGACCGTCGCGAAGTCGCTGAGCGGAGGGATATACCCGATCTCCGCGACGATATTCAAGGAAGAGATAATGGATTTCTTCGTCCCGCATCCCTTCATACACCTCTCGACGTTCGGCGGCTCGGACCTGGGCTGCATCGTGGGACTGGCCGCGATCGATTACATTCAGAAGCACGACCTCGCGGGCAACGCGCAGAAAATGGGCGCGCGCTTCCGCACCGGCTTCGACAGGCTGTTGAAAGACTTTCCGGACCTTCTCCTCGAGGTGCGCCAGAAGGGACTCATGATGGGTCTGCAATACACGAACGAGTCTATCGGCCCCCGGCTCTCGAGGAAGATGGCGGACAGGGGCGTCATCGCGATCTACACGGGCAACGACCCGAGCATCTGCCGCCTCATGCCGCCGCTGGTCATCACACCGGATGAGGTGGACTTCGTGCTGAACGCGCTCGAGGATTCCGTCAGGGAGCTTTCGAAGGAAGCGGGCCTGGGGAAAAACGACTGA
- a CDS encoding isoprenylcysteine carboxylmethyltransferase family protein — MNAVTIVRHIAGYAVGISIFFMLIPWGLLLLSIHADPVIGVGIFEVSIVRTVVSALILTPGVVFMLWSNAALFLIGKGGPTDGLGIAISPRTRHLVIRGPYRYSRNPMVFGALSGYFAFAVYLDSAAALLTLAAFVPLIVAYLKATEEKRLERDFGEEYRAYRRRVSMIFPLPPRRD; from the coding sequence ATGAATGCCGTGACTATCGTGCGCCATATCGCCGGGTATGCGGTCGGGATTTCGATTTTCTTTATGCTGATCCCCTGGGGACTACTCCTGTTGTCGATACATGCCGATCCCGTGATCGGGGTGGGAATATTCGAGGTTTCCATCGTGCGGACGGTCGTATCGGCGCTCATCCTGACGCCCGGCGTCGTCTTTATGCTCTGGTCCAACGCGGCGCTGTTCTTGATAGGAAAAGGTGGACCCACGGACGGCCTTGGAATCGCTATCAGCCCCCGGACGCGGCATCTGGTGATCCGGGGCCCCTACCGCTACTCGCGCAATCCCATGGTCTTTGGCGCCCTGTCCGGCTACTTCGCGTTCGCGGTCTACCTCGATTCCGCGGCGGCGCTCTTAACGCTCGCCGCGTTCGTCCCCCTCATTGTGGCGTACCTGAAAGCCACGGAGGAGAAGCGCCTTGAGCGGGACTTTGGCGAAGAATACCGCGCGTACCGCCGGCGCGTATCGATGATATTCCCGCTGCCCCCGCGGCGGGACTGA
- a CDS encoding class I SAM-dependent methyltransferase — protein sequence MDDALRIRLEIRDACRRNLTRYTIRAFYRIPRIEKPRILDAGCGTGEPALALMRACDGTVRAVDPDALSLERLTEKARACGMSGRLTTARASLHEQGLAGGAFDIVVAEGLLNVVGFATGLPILAGLARRGGYLLIHDELKHDAEKRNSFRNNGLDLVDAFELWEDAWGHGYYRCLEKAIGGMEDSSAFRDEMKEILEFKKKPDLFRSIYYVLGKK from the coding sequence ATGGATGACGCGCTGAGAATCAGGCTGGAAATCAGGGATGCGTGCAGGCGAAACCTGACCAGGTACACGATCAGGGCCTTCTACCGCATTCCGCGCATTGAAAAGCCGCGCATCCTGGACGCGGGATGCGGGACAGGGGAGCCCGCACTCGCGCTGATGCGCGCGTGCGACGGGACGGTGCGCGCCGTCGACCCGGATGCGCTCTCCCTCGAGCGCCTCACCGAAAAGGCCCGCGCGTGCGGCATGTCGGGACGACTAACGACGGCACGGGCAAGCCTTCACGAGCAGGGGCTCGCGGGGGGCGCCTTCGACATCGTCGTTGCCGAAGGACTCCTGAATGTCGTGGGATTTGCCACGGGGCTCCCGATCCTCGCCGGGCTTGCGCGGCGGGGCGGGTATCTCCTCATTCACGATGAATTGAAGCACGATGCCGAAAAGAGGAATTCCTTTCGTAACAACGGTCTTGACCTGGTCGATGCGTTCGAGCTGTGGGAGGACGCGTGGGGGCACGGATACTACCGCTGCCTGGAGAAGGCCATTGGCGGGATGGAAGACTCATCGGCCTTCCGGGACGAAATGAAGGAGATACTGGAATTCAAAAAAAAGCCGGACCTGTTCCGTTCCATATATTATGTGCTGGGGAAGAAATGA
- a CDS encoding MFS transporter: protein MHTEATMTTSARLPLKLKLGYGAGEFSSSIFWITMAFWLMNYLTDEVGLSAGLAGLAIMAGKALDAFIDPAVGFLSDRTKSGMGRRRPWFLFGAVPFGLAYMLMFTNPHAASQSSMFVWACASFILLCLTYSCANVPYNALMPELTSDYNERTSLTGYKSMYACVGTILGAGAGMPIIMGFGDRTTGFMAMGAIFGAMIVFSVLTPFFAVREPARAGGAETHGIFGSNREAFRNRPFVLILGAWTLNTCGVTVVTATLIYYFKYLFNDEKLITPASVIMLITSMAFIPGAVWLSGKIGKRLTYILGMSVVSIACMLIFFMGHVAGIYFVYGVMFVTGIGLSAHYVMPWAIIPDTIDYDYANSGVRREGVYYGLWTFMIKIGQALAGLFVGLVLGIFGYVPDAVQSAESLLGIRLLVGPITAAFFIGGLVFLFLYPIDRRRYEEIRAQIRGREERSAKA from the coding sequence ATGCATACGGAGGCGACGATGACCACGTCAGCAAGACTCCCCCTGAAACTAAAGCTCGGCTACGGCGCGGGCGAGTTCTCGAGCAGCATATTCTGGATCACCATGGCGTTCTGGCTCATGAACTACCTGACCGACGAGGTGGGACTTTCGGCGGGGCTCGCGGGGCTCGCCATCATGGCGGGCAAGGCGCTCGACGCGTTCATCGATCCCGCGGTGGGCTTCCTTTCGGACCGGACGAAGAGCGGCATGGGGAGGCGCCGCCCCTGGTTCCTGTTCGGGGCCGTTCCCTTCGGGCTCGCGTACATGCTCATGTTCACCAATCCGCACGCCGCGAGCCAGTCGTCCATGTTCGTGTGGGCATGCGCGTCTTTCATCCTGCTGTGCCTGACCTACTCGTGCGCCAACGTACCATATAACGCGCTCATGCCCGAGCTCACCTCCGACTACAACGAGCGCACCTCGCTTACCGGGTACAAGTCCATGTACGCGTGCGTGGGCACGATACTGGGCGCCGGGGCGGGCATGCCCATCATCATGGGGTTTGGCGACCGGACCACGGGGTTCATGGCCATGGGCGCGATCTTCGGCGCCATGATCGTGTTCTCGGTGCTCACGCCCTTCTTCGCGGTGCGCGAGCCCGCGCGCGCGGGGGGCGCGGAAACACACGGCATCTTCGGCTCCAACCGCGAGGCGTTCCGGAACAGGCCCTTTGTGCTGATTCTCGGCGCGTGGACGCTCAACACCTGCGGCGTCACCGTCGTCACTGCCACGCTCATCTATTATTTCAAATACCTCTTCAACGACGAGAAGCTTATCACCCCCGCCTCCGTCATCATGCTCATCACCTCCATGGCCTTCATCCCGGGCGCAGTCTGGCTCTCGGGAAAAATCGGGAAGCGGCTCACCTACATCCTGGGGATGTCCGTGGTGTCCATCGCGTGCATGCTCATTTTTTTCATGGGGCACGTCGCGGGAATCTATTTCGTCTACGGGGTCATGTTCGTGACGGGCATCGGGCTTTCGGCGCATTATGTCATGCCCTGGGCGATCATCCCCGACACCATCGATTACGACTACGCGAACAGCGGCGTGCGACGCGAGGGCGTATATTACGGGCTGTGGACCTTCATGATCAAGATCGGTCAGGCCCTGGCCGGGCTCTTCGTGGGTCTCGTGCTCGGGATATTCGGCTACGTTCCCGACGCGGTGCAGAGCGCGGAATCGCTCCTGGGGATTCGCCTCCTCGTGGGTCCCATCACGGCCGCCTTTTTTATCGGCGGTCTCGTATTCCTGTTCCTGTATCCCATCGACAGACGGCGTTACGAAGAGATTCGGGCGCAGATTCGCGGGAGGGAGGAGCGGAGCGCCAAGGCGTGA
- a CDS encoding TetR/AcrR family transcriptional regulator: MTSKSKILNAAIEVFAEKGKHGATMDEIGGRAGINKAMVYYYYTSKDMLYHEALMDIIKEQSGRFATDPRSEQNPGGQIATIERLIRKFFYGFNQDQNKSKILFESLINYPNDLHKVIKKVTAESEGPEFFAEEFLGVLKKGIKNKTFRNINPEHTLISILGMSIIYNLMGKSIAETFLSMPVGDEKAFISKREKSITDLVLYGICTQDAGGKGQ, encoded by the coding sequence ATGACCTCGAAGAGCAAGATACTGAACGCAGCCATCGAAGTATTCGCCGAAAAAGGCAAGCACGGCGCCACCATGGACGAGATCGGCGGCCGCGCCGGGATCAACAAGGCGATGGTTTATTACTATTATACGAGCAAGGATATGCTGTACCATGAAGCGCTCATGGACATTATCAAGGAACAGAGCGGGAGATTCGCGACGGACCCGCGCAGCGAACAAAATCCCGGCGGGCAAATCGCGACCATCGAGCGCCTGATCAGGAAATTTTTCTACGGCTTCAACCAGGATCAGAATAAGAGCAAAATCCTTTTCGAATCCCTCATAAATTATCCCAACGATCTGCACAAGGTCATCAAAAAGGTGACGGCGGAATCAGAGGGTCCCGAATTCTTCGCGGAAGAATTTCTGGGCGTGTTGAAAAAGGGCATTAAAAACAAGACATTCCGGAACATCAATCCCGAGCATACGCTGATAAGCATCCTGGGGATGAGTATCATCTACAACCTGATGGGAAAATCGATCGCCGAGACGTTTTTATCCATGCCGGTAGGAGACGAGAAGGCCTTCATTTCGAAAAGGGAGAAATCCATCACGGACCTGGTCCTGTACGGTATATGCACTCAGGACGCGGGGGGAAAGGGACAGTGA
- a CDS encoding efflux RND transporter permease subunit, producing MIRLTEYMLQRRMLVNLIALLLMLAGIFCLVRINRESIPDVNFDMVSIVTVYPGASPAEAEDLISIPIEKKLRGVSGIQKVRSYNVENVSFLVIFLEDGIKDKRKAVQDIKDAVGQADNLPSNASKPLVKEITFENTELVSIAFTGKNAGVPYSRIRDLADRMEDIFYDIDGVAEVEKLGFYDREYLVEVDPGKLDEYRIGMNTLLATLKMRNIDFPGGALRIGKKEFVLRTKGQFRDVDEIRNTVITANDSGNATRIGDIATVRDSYKEADARFRFDGKEAVVFKLWKKRSADEIELSGRLRKTIGEKSPSGYDDIAISFFDDQSKMTERRLSAVIEEAVIGFTILGLFMLFLLGRRMSLIVLMGIPVTFMGTFIYMWYFGITLNIVSLFGVIMVLGMVVDFSIVIAENSHRYMEEGLERIEAVRKGLHEVFWPVTVTFVCIVIAFLPLLLVSGMIGKFVKAIPTVIIVSLAASWAFAMFMLPAWLNMLLRREQDSGKPGNSPTLPMRVAAFICALFGKKTGRAMSGPAVTADIRDEDAHFEAGGFGHVQRRYKMLVRTAVEHRYITLGILLALFSLSLYLIPVIGFKFIPKGGEEQIRINVKLPYEMNLEANHEEMKKLEKIVLELPGEELESLCVTVGVENVDIIDPKPSKATFKSTFNCYLTPEKTRRRTAGVINEGLRKNITAAQKAGILMTDMDVRTETVMKSPPVGRPVNVEIRGEDFETSKKIAAEYVSYLTTIEGVHDVAIDLEEGKTEYRYSANDTTAAWTGVSTYDIAMSIHASFAGAVPTKLNQKDEEIGIRVRFNEEARTKMKGLSDVKIANMTGGLVPLNAVSKVQVGKSYSQINRLNYHRLMQVQADADASILTPVEVTSLLEKKFPDIEKRYPGFTVRYGGEQEDTDKSMGELGALFVAALIVIFIILTVYMNSLLLPVVVMSAIPFALVGVVFALVTHQQPLSFMSTLGLFSLAGIIVSNTLILVQFINKFRQEGMSLKDAIIEGGVVRLRPIVLTAGSMVLELIPVIYGIGGKDYLVAPLALAFGYGLIFATFITLIIVPCFYHIAEDLTKSFRRLFTLFG from the coding sequence ATGATCCGTTTAACCGAATACATGCTGCAAAGAAGAATGCTCGTAAATCTCATCGCGCTATTGCTCATGCTCGCCGGCATCTTCTGCCTTGTGAGGATCAATCGCGAATCGATACCCGATGTGAACTTCGATATGGTCAGCATCGTCACCGTGTATCCCGGGGCGTCTCCGGCAGAAGCAGAGGACTTGATCTCTATTCCCATCGAAAAGAAACTCCGAGGCGTGAGCGGGATTCAAAAGGTCAGGTCCTACAATGTCGAAAACGTATCCTTTCTCGTCATCTTTCTCGAGGACGGGATTAAAGATAAGCGGAAGGCCGTACAGGATATCAAAGACGCGGTGGGACAGGCGGATAACCTGCCGTCGAATGCCTCGAAACCCCTTGTGAAAGAAATAACCTTCGAGAACACGGAGCTCGTATCCATCGCCTTTACCGGAAAGAACGCCGGCGTTCCCTATTCAAGAATCAGGGACCTCGCCGACCGCATGGAGGATATTTTTTATGATATAGACGGAGTCGCCGAAGTCGAAAAATTGGGATTCTACGACCGCGAATACCTGGTCGAGGTCGATCCGGGTAAACTGGACGAATACCGCATCGGCATGAACACGCTGCTTGCCACGCTTAAAATGCGCAACATCGATTTTCCCGGCGGCGCCCTTCGCATAGGGAAAAAGGAATTCGTACTTCGCACCAAAGGGCAGTTCCGGGACGTCGACGAGATACGGAATACCGTGATCACGGCGAACGATTCCGGCAACGCGACCAGGATCGGGGACATCGCCACGGTCAGGGATTCGTACAAAGAGGCCGATGCACGCTTTCGCTTCGACGGCAAAGAGGCGGTGGTTTTCAAATTATGGAAAAAGAGAAGCGCCGATGAGATCGAGCTTTCGGGAAGACTACGAAAAACCATCGGTGAAAAGTCCCCATCCGGTTATGACGACATCGCGATCTCGTTCTTCGACGACCAGAGCAAGATGACGGAGCGGCGCCTGTCGGCGGTCATCGAGGAGGCCGTGATCGGATTCACCATTCTCGGGCTGTTCATGCTCTTCCTGCTGGGGCGGCGGATGTCGCTTATCGTTCTCATGGGGATCCCGGTTACCTTCATGGGTACCTTCATCTACATGTGGTATTTCGGCATTACGCTCAATATCGTCAGCCTTTTCGGTGTCATCATGGTCCTCGGGATGGTCGTCGATTTCAGCATCGTCATCGCGGAGAACAGCCATCGCTACATGGAGGAGGGACTCGAGCGTATCGAGGCCGTACGCAAGGGTCTGCACGAGGTATTCTGGCCCGTGACCGTCACCTTCGTCTGCATCGTCATCGCGTTTCTGCCGCTCCTGCTGGTGTCGGGGATGATCGGCAAATTCGTGAAAGCGATCCCGACGGTGATCATCGTATCGCTGGCCGCCTCCTGGGCGTTCGCCATGTTTATGCTCCCCGCGTGGCTGAATATGCTCCTGCGCCGTGAGCAGGATTCCGGGAAACCAGGGAATTCCCCGACCCTGCCCATGAGAGTGGCCGCTTTCATCTGCGCACTGTTCGGAAAAAAGACGGGCCGGGCCATGTCCGGTCCGGCGGTTACGGCAGATATCAGGGACGAGGACGCCCACTTCGAAGCGGGCGGCTTTGGGCATGTGCAGCGAAGGTACAAGATGCTTGTACGCACCGCAGTCGAGCATCGCTATATTACCCTCGGGATACTGCTCGCGCTTTTTTCCCTTTCGCTCTACCTGATTCCGGTAATCGGATTCAAGTTTATCCCCAAGGGCGGCGAGGAACAGATCCGAATTAATGTCAAGCTGCCGTACGAAATGAATCTCGAAGCAAACCATGAAGAGATGAAAAAGCTTGAAAAAATAGTTCTTGAGCTTCCCGGGGAGGAGCTCGAATCGCTGTGCGTCACGGTTGGGGTCGAGAACGTGGACATCATCGATCCCAAGCCGTCGAAAGCGACGTTTAAAAGCACGTTCAACTGTTACCTGACCCCCGAAAAAACCCGCCGGCGCACGGCGGGCGTCATAAACGAAGGCTTACGGAAAAATATCACCGCGGCGCAGAAGGCCGGGATACTCATGACCGACATGGACGTCCGCACCGAAACCGTGATGAAATCGCCGCCGGTGGGGAGACCGGTGAACGTGGAGATACGGGGGGAAGATTTCGAAACCTCAAAAAAAATCGCGGCCGAGTACGTCTCGTACCTCACGACAATCGAAGGCGTGCACGATGTGGCGATCGACCTGGAAGAGGGCAAAACGGAATACCGGTATTCCGCCAACGATACGACCGCCGCGTGGACCGGGGTCTCCACATATGATATCGCCATGTCGATTCACGCCTCGTTCGCGGGCGCGGTTCCCACGAAGCTGAACCAGAAGGACGAGGAGATCGGGATTCGCGTCAGGTTCAATGAAGAGGCGCGAACGAAAATGAAGGGGCTGAGCGACGTCAAAATCGCGAACATGACCGGAGGACTGGTTCCGCTGAACGCCGTGAGTAAGGTACAGGTCGGGAAATCGTATTCCCAGATCAATCGGCTCAACTACCACCGGCTCATGCAGGTCCAGGCGGACGCGGATGCATCGATACTCACCCCCGTTGAAGTAACCAGTCTTCTTGAAAAAAAGTTTCCCGACATCGAAAAACGCTATCCGGGTTTTACCGTCCGTTACGGAGGCGAGCAGGAGGACACCGACAAATCTATGGGAGAGCTCGGCGCGCTGTTTGTCGCCGCGCTCATTGTCATCTTCATCATACTCACGGTGTATATGAATTCGCTGCTCCTCCCGGTCGTCGTCATGAGCGCGATCCCGTTCGCCCTCGTGGGGGTGGTGTTCGCCCTTGTCACGCACCAGCAGCCCCTGTCGTTCATGAGCACCCTGGGGCTGTTCAGCCTTGCGGGAATTATCGTAAGCAACACGCTCATCCTGGTCCAGTTTATCAACAAATTCCGGCAGGAGGGGATGAGCCTTAAAGACGCCATCATCGAGGGCGGGGTGGTCAGATTGAGGCCCATAGTGCTGACTGCGGGATCAATGGTGCTCGAACTCATTCCGGTGATTTACGGGATAGGCGGAAAAGATTACCTGGTGGCGCCGCTCGCGCTCGCGTTCGGATACGGCCTGATCTTCGCGACGTTCATTACGCTGATTATCGTTCCTTGTTTTTATCATATCGCCGAGGATCTTACAAAATCGTTTCGGCGGCTGTTCACACTATTCGGATAA